A segment of the Deltaproteobacteria bacterium genome:
TTCTACAATGTGGGGAGGAGTCGGCAAATCCGGGTTCCCCATTCCCAAATCGATGATATCATCCCCTCGTCTTCTGGCTTTCATCTTTAGGTCGTCAACTATGGAAAAGACATAAGGAGGAAGGCGTTTGATGCGGTGAAAATCTTCCATTAAATCCTCCAGGGTAAGTCTCGTTA
Coding sequences within it:
- a CDS encoding alanine transaminase; its protein translation is MEDFHRIKRLPPYVFSIVDDLKMKARRRGDDIIDLGMGNPDLPTPPHIVE